In Carya illinoinensis cultivar Pawnee chromosome 6, C.illinoinensisPawnee_v1, whole genome shotgun sequence, a single genomic region encodes these proteins:
- the LOC122313261 gene encoding RNA-dependent RNA polymerase 1-like isoform X4 has protein sequence MLRTTTMLSKEGVFGKFDFKMRRLYFFFSHLSVEYKFEISYENILKIELYPSRGQATKFLLIQLLGSPRIFEKDVSDGQRFEWMRGVDFTPSGCIGQSYALCLELPNKLRLPELHLDFVHYKENEDQLELMEGSPFSCSSGPVPIVNPPTGFELPYNILFKINCLIQHGCVPGPAIDDDFYRLVDPKRIKVEHIEFALDKLFHLKDCCYEPVKWLKEQYNGYATSSGLPRTAAISLDDGLVYVRRVQITPSKIYFFGPGVNLSNRVLRNYPEDIDNFLRVSFVDEYLDKLRSIALSLRASSTNEGKRTRVYERIISTLRNGIVIGDKKFEFLALSSNHARDNSVWMFASRPGLTAADIREWMGDFQDIRDVAKYVSGLSQSVCESRETTSVGRDEIEVIPDIEVNRWEAEYCFSDGVGKVSEELACKVATKLGCNFVPSAFQIRYGGYRGVVAVDPTSSVKLSLRKSMFRYKSLDTKLSVVAWSNFQPCFLNRQIITLLSNLGVKDEVFQKRQREAIDLLNAMLTNPLRAQEALEMMFSEDITKVLKDMLVCDYKPDAEPFLSMMLQAFHASKLMDLRFRTEIFVPNGRYMMGCLDETRTLEYGQVFLQISRFSRQLSNQSSHMFTTSSSNPNNYVLEGEVVIARNRPLHPGDVRVLKAVNVPALHHMVDCVVFPQKGKRPHPNESSGSNLDGDMYFVSWDHDLIPPLQVQPMEYIASPTTQIDHDVTIKEVEEYFTNHMIKDNLGIIRTVHTVFADRVPHRVMSHECIELAKLYSIAINFPKTGIAAEIPPHLYIKEYPDFMEKPNKRTYRSRSVIGKLFQEVKAIAPHTSSVKAFTLESAKLHYDPDMEVDGFEDFLSDAFRNKSEYDYKLGNLMDYYGIKTEAEILSGNILKMSKHFDGKIDLDAIKYAVKLLRMEARTWFNEGSDADNTDNAKAKAKASAWYHVTYHYTYWGRYNEGMNGAHFLSFAWCVYDHLMQIKRDKLSVKALHLPSPEHQFSQ, from the exons ATGTTGAGGACGACAACAATGCTATCAAAG GAAGGTGTCTTTGGGAAATTTGATTTCAAGATGAGAAgattgtatttctttttttcccatcTTTCCGTAGAGTACAAGTTTGAAATCTCTTATGAGAACATTTTGAAGATTGAGCTATATCCTTCACGTGGTCAAGCAACAAAGTTTCTTCTCATCCAG TTACTTGGATCTCCAAGGATTTTTGAGAAAGATGTATCTGATGGTCAACGTTTTGAGTGGATGCGAGGAGTTGATTTCACTCCATCCGGCTGCATTGGCCAATCTTATGCTCTATGTTTGGAGCTTCCAAATAAGCTCCGGCTTCCGGAATTACACCTTGATTTTGTCcattataaagaaaatgaagaccAACTTGAATTGATGGAAGGTTCTCCTTTCTCATGCAGTTCAGGTCCTGTGCCCATTGTGAATCCACCCACAGGCTTTGAGCTGCCATATAATATCTTATTTAAGATCAACTGCTTAATTCAGCATGGGTGTGTTCCTGGGCCAGCAATTGATGATGATTTTTATCGGTTGGTCGATCCTAAGAGAATCAAAGTTGAGCACATAGAATTTGCCCTGGACAAACTCTTTCATCTAAAAGATTGCTGCTATGAACCTGTGAAATGGCTCAAGGAGCAGTACAATGGATATGCCACATCCTCAGGACTTCCTAGAACTGCTGCTATTTCTTTGGATGATGGGCTCGTATACGTACGCAGGGTTCAAATTACTCCATCTAAAATCTACTTCTTTGGTCCAGGGGTGAATCTCTCCAACAGGGTCTTGCGCAATTATCCTGAAGATATTGATAATTTTctgcgtgtttcttttgttGATGAGTATTTGGATAAACTTCGATCAATAGCTTTATCTTTACGAGCATCTTCTACAAATGAGGGCAAGCGAACAAGAGTTTATGAGAGGATAATATCCACTTTAAGAAATGGCATAGTTATTGGTGATAAGAAGTTTGAATTTCTTGCCCTTTCATCCAATCATGCACGGGATAATTCTGTTTGGATGTTTGCTTCAAGACCTGGTTTGACTGCAGCAGATATTAGAGAGTGGATGGGTGATTTTCAAGATATCAGAGATGTGGCAAAATATGTTTCCGGACTCAGCCAATCTGTTTGCGAGTCTAGAGAAACTACCAGTGTTGGTAGAGATGAAATTGAAGTTATTCCCGATATAGAAGTTAATCGCTGGGAAGCCGAATACTGTTTCTCAGATGGCGTTGGGAAGGTATCTGAAGAATTGGCTTGCAAAGTGGCAACAAAGTTAGGCTGCAACTTTGTTCCATCAGCATTTCAAATTCGATATGGTGGGTACAGAGGTGTGGTGGCTGTTGATCCGACATCATCGGTGAAGTTGTCATTGAGAAAGAGCATGTTCAGATACAAATCGCTTGACACAAAACTCAGTGTTGTGGCATGGAGCAACTTTCAGCCTTGTTTTCTAAATCGCCAGATAATCACTCTTTTGTCTAACCTTGGAGTGAAGGatgaagtttttcaaaaaaggCAAAGAGAGGCTATAGATCTACTTAATGCCATGTTAACAAATCCGTTGAGAGCACAAGAGGCATTGGAGATGATGTTTTCAGAAGACATCACAAAAGTTTTGAAGGACATGCTTGTATGTGATTATAAGCCAGATGCAGAACCGTTTCTTTCAATGATGCTTCAAGCATTCCATGCATCTAAGTTGATGGACTTGAGGTTTAGAACTGAAATTTTTGTTCCGAATGGAAGATATATGATGGGATGCCTAGATGAAACCAGAACATTGGAATATGGTCAAGTCTTTCTGCAAATTTCTCGCTTTAGTAGACAGCTTTCTAACCAGTCATCCCATATGTTTACTACCAGCAGTTCAAACCCAAATAACTACGTCCTTGAAGGTGAGGTGGTTATTGCTAGAAACCGTCCTCTACACCCAGGAGATGTGAGAGTCCTGAAAGCTGTTAATGTGCCAGCTCTACACCACATGGTGGATTGTGTTGTTTTTCCACAAAAGGGAAAGAG ACCTCATCCAAATGAATCTTCGGGAAGTAATTTGGACGGAGACATGTACTTTGTCTCTTGGGACCATGATCTTATTCCTCCTCTTCAAGTTCAGCCAATGGAATATATTGCATCACCAACCACGCAAATTGATCATGATGTTACAATAAAG GAAGTAGAGGAGTATTTCACTAACCATATGATCAAAGACAACTTAGGAATCATTAGAACGGTCCACACCGTTTTTGCAGACAGGGTGCCCCATAGGGTAATGAGCCATGAATGTATAGAGCTTGCCAAGCTATACTCAATCGCCATCAACTTCCCAAAAACTGGTATTGCAGCCGAAATACCTCCTCATCTATACATCAAAGAGTATCCTGATTTCATGGAAAAGCCTAATAAACGTACCTACAGATCGAGATCTGTTATCGGAAAGCTTTTTCAAGAAGTAAAAGCCATTGCACCGCACACAAGTTCTGTGAAAGCCTTCACTTTGGAATCAGCAAAGCTGCATTATGACCCTGACATGGAAGTAGACGGCTTTGAGGACTTCCTCAGTGATGCTTTCAGAAACAAAAGTGAGTATGATTACAAGTTGGGGAACTTGATGGATTATTACGGGATCAAAACTGAAGCTGAAATTCTCAGTGgcaatattttgaaaatgtcAAAACATTTTGATGGGAAGATTGATCTGGATGCAATTAAATATGCTGTAAAGCTGTTAAGAATGGAAGCCAGGACCTGGTTCAACGAGGGAAGTGATGCAGACAATACTGATAAtgcaaaagcaaaagcaaaagcaTCGGCATGGTATCATGTCACATATCATTATACGTACTGGGGTCGCTACAATGAGGGAATGAATGGAGCTCATTTCCTTAGTTTTGCATGGTGCGTCTATGATCATCTTATGCAAATCAAGAGGGATAAATTGAGCGTAAAGGCTTTACATTTGCCATCGCCGGAGCATCAATTCAGTCaatga
- the LOC122313261 gene encoding probable RNA-dependent RNA polymerase 1 isoform X2 has protein sequence MVLQIQSFSELVHKAMLVEQNLKRSAELQEQRKIATPQGFASMDQRPWKKRNEGSSSSQRQIHGNQPYNFYKFCNHAFMGECKRGVESCFRCGKTGHFIRECPLLFEDNNKQNPPPRPRQMIQGNNQHRMGPARVFALTPGDVEDDNNAIKEPRTFPYTMDNVVLRFGNLVSRDNFSVLWKQEGVFGKFDFKMRRLYFFFSHLSVEYKFEISYENILKIELYPSRGQATKFLLIQLLGSPRIFEKDVSDGQRFEWMRGVDFTPSGCIGQSYALCLELPNKLRLPELHLDFVHYKENEDQLELMEGSPFSCSSGPVPIVNPPTGFELPYNILFKINCLIQHGCVPGPAIDDDFYRLVDPKRIKVEHIEFALDKLFHLKDCCYEPVKWLKEQYNGYATSSGLPRTAAISLDDGLVYVRRVQITPSKIYFFGPGVNLSNRVLRNYPEDIDNFLRVSFVDEYLDKLRSIALSLRASSTNEGKRTRVYERIISTLRNGIVIGDKKFEFLALSSNHARDNSVWMFASRPGLTAADIREWMGDFQDIRDVAKYVSGLSQSVCESRETTSVGRDEIEVIPDIEVNRWEAEYCFSDGVGKVSEELACKVATKLGCNFVPSAFQIRYGGYRGVVAVDPTSSVKLSLRKSMFRYKSLDTKLSVVAWSNFQPCFLNRQIITLLSNLGVKDEVFQKRQREAIDLLNAMLTNPLRAQEALEMMFSEDITKVLKDMLVCDYKPDAEPFLSMMLQAFHASKLMDLRFRTEIFVPNGRYMMGCLDETRTLEYGQVFLQISRFSRQLSNQSSHMFTTSSSNPNNYVLEGEVVIARNRPLHPGDVRVLKAVNVPALHHMVDCVVFPQKGKRPHPNESSGSNLDGDMYFVSWDHDLIPPLQVQPMEYIASPTTQIDHDVTIKEVEEYFTNHMIKDNLGIIRTVHTVFADRVPHRVMSHECIELAKLYSIAINFPKTGIAAEIPPHLYIKEYPDFMEKPNKRTYRSRSVIGKLFQEVKAIAPHTSSVKAFTLESAKLHYDPDMEVDGFEDFLSDAFRNKSEYDYKLGNLMDYYGIKTEAEILSGNILKMSKHFDGKIDLDAIKYAVKLLRMEARTWFNEGSDADNTDNAKAKAKASAWYHVTYHYTYWGRYNEGMNGAHFLSFAWCVYDHLMQIKRDKLSVKALHLPSPEHQFSQ, from the exons ATGGTCCTACAGATTCAGAGTTTTTCAGAGTTAGTGCATAAGGCAATGTTGGTTGAGCAAAATCTTAAGAGAAGTGCTGAGTTGCAAGAACAGAGAAAGATAGCTACTCCACAAGGATTCGCTAGTATGGATCAAAGGCCATGGAAGAAGAGAAATGAGGGAAGCAGCTCAAGTCAAAGGCAAATACATGGAAATCAACCATATAACTTCTATAAGTTTTGTAACCATGCATTCATGGGAGAGTGCAAAAGAGGTGTGGAGTCGTGCTTTCGATGCGGTAAGACTGGGCACTTCATTAGAGAATGCCCATTACTATTTGAAGACAACAATAAGCAAAACCCACCTCCAAGACCTCGACAGATGATTCAGGGAAACAATCAGCATAGAATGGGACCGGCTAGAGTGTTTGCCTTGACACCTGGAGATGTTGAGGACGACAACAATGCTATCAAAG AGCCAAGGACCTTTCCATACACCATGGATAATGTAGTGCTGCGCTTTGGAAATCTGGTTTCGAGGGATAATTTTTCTGTGCTCTGGAAGCAGGAAGGTGTCTTTGGGAAATTTGATTTCAAGATGAGAAgattgtatttctttttttcccatcTTTCCGTAGAGTACAAGTTTGAAATCTCTTATGAGAACATTTTGAAGATTGAGCTATATCCTTCACGTGGTCAAGCAACAAAGTTTCTTCTCATCCAG TTACTTGGATCTCCAAGGATTTTTGAGAAAGATGTATCTGATGGTCAACGTTTTGAGTGGATGCGAGGAGTTGATTTCACTCCATCCGGCTGCATTGGCCAATCTTATGCTCTATGTTTGGAGCTTCCAAATAAGCTCCGGCTTCCGGAATTACACCTTGATTTTGTCcattataaagaaaatgaagaccAACTTGAATTGATGGAAGGTTCTCCTTTCTCATGCAGTTCAGGTCCTGTGCCCATTGTGAATCCACCCACAGGCTTTGAGCTGCCATATAATATCTTATTTAAGATCAACTGCTTAATTCAGCATGGGTGTGTTCCTGGGCCAGCAATTGATGATGATTTTTATCGGTTGGTCGATCCTAAGAGAATCAAAGTTGAGCACATAGAATTTGCCCTGGACAAACTCTTTCATCTAAAAGATTGCTGCTATGAACCTGTGAAATGGCTCAAGGAGCAGTACAATGGATATGCCACATCCTCAGGACTTCCTAGAACTGCTGCTATTTCTTTGGATGATGGGCTCGTATACGTACGCAGGGTTCAAATTACTCCATCTAAAATCTACTTCTTTGGTCCAGGGGTGAATCTCTCCAACAGGGTCTTGCGCAATTATCCTGAAGATATTGATAATTTTctgcgtgtttcttttgttGATGAGTATTTGGATAAACTTCGATCAATAGCTTTATCTTTACGAGCATCTTCTACAAATGAGGGCAAGCGAACAAGAGTTTATGAGAGGATAATATCCACTTTAAGAAATGGCATAGTTATTGGTGATAAGAAGTTTGAATTTCTTGCCCTTTCATCCAATCATGCACGGGATAATTCTGTTTGGATGTTTGCTTCAAGACCTGGTTTGACTGCAGCAGATATTAGAGAGTGGATGGGTGATTTTCAAGATATCAGAGATGTGGCAAAATATGTTTCCGGACTCAGCCAATCTGTTTGCGAGTCTAGAGAAACTACCAGTGTTGGTAGAGATGAAATTGAAGTTATTCCCGATATAGAAGTTAATCGCTGGGAAGCCGAATACTGTTTCTCAGATGGCGTTGGGAAGGTATCTGAAGAATTGGCTTGCAAAGTGGCAACAAAGTTAGGCTGCAACTTTGTTCCATCAGCATTTCAAATTCGATATGGTGGGTACAGAGGTGTGGTGGCTGTTGATCCGACATCATCGGTGAAGTTGTCATTGAGAAAGAGCATGTTCAGATACAAATCGCTTGACACAAAACTCAGTGTTGTGGCATGGAGCAACTTTCAGCCTTGTTTTCTAAATCGCCAGATAATCACTCTTTTGTCTAACCTTGGAGTGAAGGatgaagtttttcaaaaaaggCAAAGAGAGGCTATAGATCTACTTAATGCCATGTTAACAAATCCGTTGAGAGCACAAGAGGCATTGGAGATGATGTTTTCAGAAGACATCACAAAAGTTTTGAAGGACATGCTTGTATGTGATTATAAGCCAGATGCAGAACCGTTTCTTTCAATGATGCTTCAAGCATTCCATGCATCTAAGTTGATGGACTTGAGGTTTAGAACTGAAATTTTTGTTCCGAATGGAAGATATATGATGGGATGCCTAGATGAAACCAGAACATTGGAATATGGTCAAGTCTTTCTGCAAATTTCTCGCTTTAGTAGACAGCTTTCTAACCAGTCATCCCATATGTTTACTACCAGCAGTTCAAACCCAAATAACTACGTCCTTGAAGGTGAGGTGGTTATTGCTAGAAACCGTCCTCTACACCCAGGAGATGTGAGAGTCCTGAAAGCTGTTAATGTGCCAGCTCTACACCACATGGTGGATTGTGTTGTTTTTCCACAAAAGGGAAAGAG ACCTCATCCAAATGAATCTTCGGGAAGTAATTTGGACGGAGACATGTACTTTGTCTCTTGGGACCATGATCTTATTCCTCCTCTTCAAGTTCAGCCAATGGAATATATTGCATCACCAACCACGCAAATTGATCATGATGTTACAATAAAG GAAGTAGAGGAGTATTTCACTAACCATATGATCAAAGACAACTTAGGAATCATTAGAACGGTCCACACCGTTTTTGCAGACAGGGTGCCCCATAGGGTAATGAGCCATGAATGTATAGAGCTTGCCAAGCTATACTCAATCGCCATCAACTTCCCAAAAACTGGTATTGCAGCCGAAATACCTCCTCATCTATACATCAAAGAGTATCCTGATTTCATGGAAAAGCCTAATAAACGTACCTACAGATCGAGATCTGTTATCGGAAAGCTTTTTCAAGAAGTAAAAGCCATTGCACCGCACACAAGTTCTGTGAAAGCCTTCACTTTGGAATCAGCAAAGCTGCATTATGACCCTGACATGGAAGTAGACGGCTTTGAGGACTTCCTCAGTGATGCTTTCAGAAACAAAAGTGAGTATGATTACAAGTTGGGGAACTTGATGGATTATTACGGGATCAAAACTGAAGCTGAAATTCTCAGTGgcaatattttgaaaatgtcAAAACATTTTGATGGGAAGATTGATCTGGATGCAATTAAATATGCTGTAAAGCTGTTAAGAATGGAAGCCAGGACCTGGTTCAACGAGGGAAGTGATGCAGACAATACTGATAAtgcaaaagcaaaagcaaaagcaTCGGCATGGTATCATGTCACATATCATTATACGTACTGGGGTCGCTACAATGAGGGAATGAATGGAGCTCATTTCCTTAGTTTTGCATGGTGCGTCTATGATCATCTTATGCAAATCAAGAGGGATAAATTGAGCGTAAAGGCTTTACATTTGCCATCGCCGGAGCATCAATTCAGTCaatga
- the LOC122313261 gene encoding probable RNA-dependent RNA polymerase 1 isoform X1 gives MVLQIQSFSELVHKAMLVEQNLKRSAELQEQRKIATPQGFASMDQRPWKKRNEGSSSSQRQIHGNQPYNFYKFCNHAFMGECKRGVESCFRCGKTGHFIRECPLLFEDNNKQNPPPRPRQMIQGNNQHRMGPARVFALTPGDVEDDNNAIKVKAWDTNLNIVPEPRTFPYTMDNVVLRFGNLVSRDNFSVLWKQEGVFGKFDFKMRRLYFFFSHLSVEYKFEISYENILKIELYPSRGQATKFLLIQLLGSPRIFEKDVSDGQRFEWMRGVDFTPSGCIGQSYALCLELPNKLRLPELHLDFVHYKENEDQLELMEGSPFSCSSGPVPIVNPPTGFELPYNILFKINCLIQHGCVPGPAIDDDFYRLVDPKRIKVEHIEFALDKLFHLKDCCYEPVKWLKEQYNGYATSSGLPRTAAISLDDGLVYVRRVQITPSKIYFFGPGVNLSNRVLRNYPEDIDNFLRVSFVDEYLDKLRSIALSLRASSTNEGKRTRVYERIISTLRNGIVIGDKKFEFLALSSNHARDNSVWMFASRPGLTAADIREWMGDFQDIRDVAKYVSGLSQSVCESRETTSVGRDEIEVIPDIEVNRWEAEYCFSDGVGKVSEELACKVATKLGCNFVPSAFQIRYGGYRGVVAVDPTSSVKLSLRKSMFRYKSLDTKLSVVAWSNFQPCFLNRQIITLLSNLGVKDEVFQKRQREAIDLLNAMLTNPLRAQEALEMMFSEDITKVLKDMLVCDYKPDAEPFLSMMLQAFHASKLMDLRFRTEIFVPNGRYMMGCLDETRTLEYGQVFLQISRFSRQLSNQSSHMFTTSSSNPNNYVLEGEVVIARNRPLHPGDVRVLKAVNVPALHHMVDCVVFPQKGKRPHPNESSGSNLDGDMYFVSWDHDLIPPLQVQPMEYIASPTTQIDHDVTIKEVEEYFTNHMIKDNLGIIRTVHTVFADRVPHRVMSHECIELAKLYSIAINFPKTGIAAEIPPHLYIKEYPDFMEKPNKRTYRSRSVIGKLFQEVKAIAPHTSSVKAFTLESAKLHYDPDMEVDGFEDFLSDAFRNKSEYDYKLGNLMDYYGIKTEAEILSGNILKMSKHFDGKIDLDAIKYAVKLLRMEARTWFNEGSDADNTDNAKAKAKASAWYHVTYHYTYWGRYNEGMNGAHFLSFAWCVYDHLMQIKRDKLSVKALHLPSPEHQFSQ, from the exons ATGGTCCTACAGATTCAGAGTTTTTCAGAGTTAGTGCATAAGGCAATGTTGGTTGAGCAAAATCTTAAGAGAAGTGCTGAGTTGCAAGAACAGAGAAAGATAGCTACTCCACAAGGATTCGCTAGTATGGATCAAAGGCCATGGAAGAAGAGAAATGAGGGAAGCAGCTCAAGTCAAAGGCAAATACATGGAAATCAACCATATAACTTCTATAAGTTTTGTAACCATGCATTCATGGGAGAGTGCAAAAGAGGTGTGGAGTCGTGCTTTCGATGCGGTAAGACTGGGCACTTCATTAGAGAATGCCCATTACTATTTGAAGACAACAATAAGCAAAACCCACCTCCAAGACCTCGACAGATGATTCAGGGAAACAATCAGCATAGAATGGGACCGGCTAGAGTGTTTGCCTTGACACCTGGAGATGTTGAGGACGACAACAATGCTATCAAAG TTAAAGCTTGGGACACAAACTTGAATATTGTACCAGAGCCAAGGACCTTTCCATACACCATGGATAATGTAGTGCTGCGCTTTGGAAATCTGGTTTCGAGGGATAATTTTTCTGTGCTCTGGAAGCAGGAAGGTGTCTTTGGGAAATTTGATTTCAAGATGAGAAgattgtatttctttttttcccatcTTTCCGTAGAGTACAAGTTTGAAATCTCTTATGAGAACATTTTGAAGATTGAGCTATATCCTTCACGTGGTCAAGCAACAAAGTTTCTTCTCATCCAG TTACTTGGATCTCCAAGGATTTTTGAGAAAGATGTATCTGATGGTCAACGTTTTGAGTGGATGCGAGGAGTTGATTTCACTCCATCCGGCTGCATTGGCCAATCTTATGCTCTATGTTTGGAGCTTCCAAATAAGCTCCGGCTTCCGGAATTACACCTTGATTTTGTCcattataaagaaaatgaagaccAACTTGAATTGATGGAAGGTTCTCCTTTCTCATGCAGTTCAGGTCCTGTGCCCATTGTGAATCCACCCACAGGCTTTGAGCTGCCATATAATATCTTATTTAAGATCAACTGCTTAATTCAGCATGGGTGTGTTCCTGGGCCAGCAATTGATGATGATTTTTATCGGTTGGTCGATCCTAAGAGAATCAAAGTTGAGCACATAGAATTTGCCCTGGACAAACTCTTTCATCTAAAAGATTGCTGCTATGAACCTGTGAAATGGCTCAAGGAGCAGTACAATGGATATGCCACATCCTCAGGACTTCCTAGAACTGCTGCTATTTCTTTGGATGATGGGCTCGTATACGTACGCAGGGTTCAAATTACTCCATCTAAAATCTACTTCTTTGGTCCAGGGGTGAATCTCTCCAACAGGGTCTTGCGCAATTATCCTGAAGATATTGATAATTTTctgcgtgtttcttttgttGATGAGTATTTGGATAAACTTCGATCAATAGCTTTATCTTTACGAGCATCTTCTACAAATGAGGGCAAGCGAACAAGAGTTTATGAGAGGATAATATCCACTTTAAGAAATGGCATAGTTATTGGTGATAAGAAGTTTGAATTTCTTGCCCTTTCATCCAATCATGCACGGGATAATTCTGTTTGGATGTTTGCTTCAAGACCTGGTTTGACTGCAGCAGATATTAGAGAGTGGATGGGTGATTTTCAAGATATCAGAGATGTGGCAAAATATGTTTCCGGACTCAGCCAATCTGTTTGCGAGTCTAGAGAAACTACCAGTGTTGGTAGAGATGAAATTGAAGTTATTCCCGATATAGAAGTTAATCGCTGGGAAGCCGAATACTGTTTCTCAGATGGCGTTGGGAAGGTATCTGAAGAATTGGCTTGCAAAGTGGCAACAAAGTTAGGCTGCAACTTTGTTCCATCAGCATTTCAAATTCGATATGGTGGGTACAGAGGTGTGGTGGCTGTTGATCCGACATCATCGGTGAAGTTGTCATTGAGAAAGAGCATGTTCAGATACAAATCGCTTGACACAAAACTCAGTGTTGTGGCATGGAGCAACTTTCAGCCTTGTTTTCTAAATCGCCAGATAATCACTCTTTTGTCTAACCTTGGAGTGAAGGatgaagtttttcaaaaaaggCAAAGAGAGGCTATAGATCTACTTAATGCCATGTTAACAAATCCGTTGAGAGCACAAGAGGCATTGGAGATGATGTTTTCAGAAGACATCACAAAAGTTTTGAAGGACATGCTTGTATGTGATTATAAGCCAGATGCAGAACCGTTTCTTTCAATGATGCTTCAAGCATTCCATGCATCTAAGTTGATGGACTTGAGGTTTAGAACTGAAATTTTTGTTCCGAATGGAAGATATATGATGGGATGCCTAGATGAAACCAGAACATTGGAATATGGTCAAGTCTTTCTGCAAATTTCTCGCTTTAGTAGACAGCTTTCTAACCAGTCATCCCATATGTTTACTACCAGCAGTTCAAACCCAAATAACTACGTCCTTGAAGGTGAGGTGGTTATTGCTAGAAACCGTCCTCTACACCCAGGAGATGTGAGAGTCCTGAAAGCTGTTAATGTGCCAGCTCTACACCACATGGTGGATTGTGTTGTTTTTCCACAAAAGGGAAAGAG ACCTCATCCAAATGAATCTTCGGGAAGTAATTTGGACGGAGACATGTACTTTGTCTCTTGGGACCATGATCTTATTCCTCCTCTTCAAGTTCAGCCAATGGAATATATTGCATCACCAACCACGCAAATTGATCATGATGTTACAATAAAG GAAGTAGAGGAGTATTTCACTAACCATATGATCAAAGACAACTTAGGAATCATTAGAACGGTCCACACCGTTTTTGCAGACAGGGTGCCCCATAGGGTAATGAGCCATGAATGTATAGAGCTTGCCAAGCTATACTCAATCGCCATCAACTTCCCAAAAACTGGTATTGCAGCCGAAATACCTCCTCATCTATACATCAAAGAGTATCCTGATTTCATGGAAAAGCCTAATAAACGTACCTACAGATCGAGATCTGTTATCGGAAAGCTTTTTCAAGAAGTAAAAGCCATTGCACCGCACACAAGTTCTGTGAAAGCCTTCACTTTGGAATCAGCAAAGCTGCATTATGACCCTGACATGGAAGTAGACGGCTTTGAGGACTTCCTCAGTGATGCTTTCAGAAACAAAAGTGAGTATGATTACAAGTTGGGGAACTTGATGGATTATTACGGGATCAAAACTGAAGCTGAAATTCTCAGTGgcaatattttgaaaatgtcAAAACATTTTGATGGGAAGATTGATCTGGATGCAATTAAATATGCTGTAAAGCTGTTAAGAATGGAAGCCAGGACCTGGTTCAACGAGGGAAGTGATGCAGACAATACTGATAAtgcaaaagcaaaagcaaaagcaTCGGCATGGTATCATGTCACATATCATTATACGTACTGGGGTCGCTACAATGAGGGAATGAATGGAGCTCATTTCCTTAGTTTTGCATGGTGCGTCTATGATCATCTTATGCAAATCAAGAGGGATAAATTGAGCGTAAAGGCTTTACATTTGCCATCGCCGGAGCATCAATTCAGTCaatga